The following proteins are encoded in a genomic region of Necator americanus strain Aroian chromosome II, whole genome shotgun sequence:
- a CDS encoding hypothetical protein (NECATOR_CHRII.G7764.T1), whose translation MLKLVALVCLVAICFAQGPQGPPPFLQSAPAAVQQDFDKLFVNAGSKTDAEIDKMVLDWVGKQDASIKTAFDAFVKEVKAAQAQGEAAHQAAIAKFSAEAKAADAKLSAIANDRSKTNAQKGAEIDSVLKGLPPNVRTEIENAMKG comes from the exons ATGCTCAAGCTCGTTGCACTCGTTTGCCTGGTTGCAATCTGCTTCGCTCAGGGACCACAAGGACCCCCTCCGTTCCTGCAAAGT GCTCCAGCGGCTGTTCAACAAGACTTCGACAAGCTCTTCGTCAATGCTGGCTCCAAGACTGATGCAGAAATCGACAAAATGGTCCTAGATTGGGTTGGCAAACAAGATGCATCCATCAAG ACCGCATTCGATGCGTTCGTGAAGGAAGTGAAAGCCGCTCAAGCGCAAGGTGAAGCTGCCCATCAGGCTGCTATCGCCAAGTTCAGCGCAGAGGCCAAAGCG GCTGATGCCAAGCTGAGCGCAATTGCGAACGACAGGTCGAAGACAAACGCGCAAAAGGGAGCTGAGATCGACTCGGTACTCAAGGGACTTCCTCCAAATGTCCGCACAGAGATCGAAAACGCCATGAAAGGATAA
- a CDS encoding hypothetical protein (NECATOR_CHRII.G7765.T1), protein MTQERNLMIGMLGEFSENVKEDEFPCKPVKDDVNEGWIDGRSVTDAMWTLCIWTLILRNVYAAVFNIGTTATKGSLAYENVRYGVERWNSANSAHTEVSLNIIATELYFAGFEERRIKWQIRLTLTPDKRQPERTRGVDAIDIEHQRHFRAPSAKREKEELAQTGVCDVMQHSVVAVLIPTSEERLDEMLMKSMCHHFRIPCLTIKMGNPIEFASDFVTSIGPSRGLGAYATSEFVESLRWTSFLLAYQHESDLEELAPLIVDRRSPHHGGQRASIQLRRLPNNTDSYEPFLKYVRNSLRQTNIVIHSSNITTLYALLQQAKSINMTESPFSYIFTNTDLSLLEDFLNNVYGTFHCNITGLQLVKNDPMMKTTLALTAEAVWVIGAALHRMTELKVLPRPAALLCDARDSWADGTKMNDAIRRLRGRQQLTGDIHFDPSGEREDLVYYGIGRINSQFVKSKKMLDARQNDNILSSIEITLISIETKR, encoded by the exons ATGACGCAGGAACGAAATTTGATGATCGGCATGCTGGGTGAATTTAGTGAAAACGTGAAGGAAGATGAATTTCCTTGTAAACCTGTGAAAGATGATGTTAATGAAGGATGGATAG ATGGCAGATCGGTAACGGACGCGATGTGGACACTATGCATCTGGACGCTAATTCTTCGTAATGTCTACGCTGCTGTCTTTAATATTG GTACAACGGCCACGAAAGGCTCGTTGGCGTACGAGAACGTTCGATATGGTGTGGAAAGATGGAATAGCGCTAATTCGGCTCATACTGAAGTCTCGCTCAACATCATTGCCACAGAGTTGtactttgcgggttttgaagAGAGAA GGATTAAGTGGCAAATTCGCTTAACTCTCACACCTGACAAGCGGCAACCGGAACGGACTCGAGGAGTGGATGCGATCGATATCGAACATCAGCGCCACTTTCGAGCACCATCTGCCAAAAGGGAGAAGGAGGAGCTGGCACAAACAGGAG TGTGCGATGTAATGCAGCACAGTGTTGTTGCCGTGTTGATTCCAACTTCTGAAGAACGTCTCGATGAAATGTTGATGAAATCGATGTGTCATCACTTTCGG ATACCATGCCTCACCATTAAAATGGGAAATCCGATAGAATTCg CCTCGGATTTTGTGACGAGTATTGGACCATCTCGTGGTTTGGGAGCGTATGCAACAAGCGAATTTGTGGAAAGTCTACGATGGACGTCATTTTTGTTAGCTTACCAGCACGAATCAG ATCTCGAGGAATTGGCCCCTTTGATCGTCGACCGTCGCTCACCTCACCACGGCGGCCAACGGGCATCGATTCAGCTGAGGAGGTTACCGAACAACACCGATAGCTACGAGCCGTTCCTCAAATATGTCCGGAATAGCTTGCGACAAACGAATATT gtcatACATTCAAGTAATATCACAACGCTCTACGCATTGTTACAACAAGCAAAAAGTATAAATATGACCGAATCAccattttcatatattttcacaaataCG GATCTTTCTTTGCTCGAGGACTTCCTGAACAATGTCTATGGGACCTTTCACTGCAATATAACTGGTCTGCAGTTGGTTAAAAATGATCCAATGATGAAG ACTACTCTGGCTCTAACAGCCGAGGCAGTATGGGTAATCGGAGCAGCTTTGCACAGAATGACAGAA CTGAAAGTTCTTCCTCGACCAGCCGCTCTCCTGTGCGATGCGCGAGATTCATGGGCAGATGGAACGAAGATGAATGACGCCATCCGAAGG CTTCGTGGCCGTCAACAGCTTACCGGTGATATTCACTTCGATCCAAGTGGCGAGCGCGAAGATCTCGTATATTACGGTATCGGCAGGATCAATTCGCAATTTGTGAAG TCCAAGAAAATGCTCGATGCTCGACAAAATGATAACATTTTGTCGAGCATCGAGATAACACTAATCAGCATCGAGACAAAACGataa
- a CDS encoding hypothetical protein (NECATOR_CHRII.G7765.T2): MWTLCIWTLILRNVYAAVFNIGTTATKGSLAYENVRYGVERWNSANSAHTEVSLNIIATELYFAGFEERRIKWQIRLTLTPDKRQPERTRGVDAIDIEHQRHFRAPSAKREKEELAQTGVCDVMQHSVVAVLIPTSEERLDEMLMKSMCHHFRIPCLTIKMGNPIEFASDFVTSIGPSRGLGAYATSEFVESLRWTSFLLAYQHESDLEELAPLIVDRRSPHHGGQRASIQLRRLPNNTDSYEPFLKYVRNSLRQTNIVIHSSNITTLYALLQQAKSINMTESPFSYIFTNTDLSLLEDFLNNVYGTFHCNITGLQLVKNDPMMKTTLALTAEAVWVIGAALHRMTELKVLPRPAALLCDARDSWADGTKMNDAIRRLRGRQQLTGDIHFDPSGEREDLVYYGIGRINSQFVKV, translated from the exons ATGTGGACACTATGCATCTGGACGCTAATTCTTCGTAATGTCTACGCTGCTGTCTTTAATATTG GTACAACGGCCACGAAAGGCTCGTTGGCGTACGAGAACGTTCGATATGGTGTGGAAAGATGGAATAGCGCTAATTCGGCTCATACTGAAGTCTCGCTCAACATCATTGCCACAGAGTTGtactttgcgggttttgaagAGAGAA GGATTAAGTGGCAAATTCGCTTAACTCTCACACCTGACAAGCGGCAACCGGAACGGACTCGAGGAGTGGATGCGATCGATATCGAACATCAGCGCCACTTTCGAGCACCATCTGCCAAAAGGGAGAAGGAGGAGCTGGCACAAACAGGAG TGTGCGATGTAATGCAGCACAGTGTTGTTGCCGTGTTGATTCCAACTTCTGAAGAACGTCTCGATGAAATGTTGATGAAATCGATGTGTCATCACTTTCGG ATACCATGCCTCACCATTAAAATGGGAAATCCGATAGAATTCg CCTCGGATTTTGTGACGAGTATTGGACCATCTCGTGGTTTGGGAGCGTATGCAACAAGCGAATTTGTGGAAAGTCTACGATGGACGTCATTTTTGTTAGCTTACCAGCACGAATCAG ATCTCGAGGAATTGGCCCCTTTGATCGTCGACCGTCGCTCACCTCACCACGGCGGCCAACGGGCATCGATTCAGCTGAGGAGGTTACCGAACAACACCGATAGCTACGAGCCGTTCCTCAAATATGTCCGGAATAGCTTGCGACAAACGAATATT gtcatACATTCAAGTAATATCACAACGCTCTACGCATTGTTACAACAAGCAAAAAGTATAAATATGACCGAATCAccattttcatatattttcacaaataCG GATCTTTCTTTGCTCGAGGACTTCCTGAACAATGTCTATGGGACCTTTCACTGCAATATAACTGGTCTGCAGTTGGTTAAAAATGATCCAATGATGAAG ACTACTCTGGCTCTAACAGCCGAGGCAGTATGGGTAATCGGAGCAGCTTTGCACAGAATGACAGAA CTGAAAGTTCTTCCTCGACCAGCCGCTCTCCTGTGCGATGCGCGAGATTCATGGGCAGATGGAACGAAGATGAATGACGCCATCCGAAGG CTTCGTGGCCGTCAACAGCTTACCGGTGATATTCACTTCGATCCAAGTGGCGAGCGCGAAGATCTCGTATATTACGGTATCGGCAGGATCAATTCGCAATTTGTGAAGGTATGA